TTCTGCCTGTAGTGTAACTATAACGGTCTCTTCCATATTTTGTGGAATTAACCACAAAAGGCAGTCCGCATGAACAATCTTGTGCATATTAGGAATGTAGTTTTGATAATAGTTTGCCAACCCAAGAAATACTTGTAAATTTGGAATATTTGTCGGTGCAGGCATATTCCTTATTGCGTCTGCCCTAGACGAGTCAGGGCGTCTAGCACTTTTATCAATTATCTGCAGCATATACTTAAATATGGATAGAAAGAATTCGCATTTTCCTTCACTCAATGTGAACAACGCAGCTTTTATACGTTCCCCATGCTGTTCGCGAGAATTACTCTTGATTAAAACATCGTCCAAATACGGGATTGAAAATTCACAATCATGTAACACAGTATCCATGATTTGCTGGAATATTGCTAGTGTCACTTTAATCCAAAAGGTAATCGTGTAATTCGGTACAAtcctctgtgtgtatttattgtcaaGTACTTTgagcatttttcatttacttttatatgtAAATAGGCTTCAGACAGATCTAATTTAGAAAAAAACCAATTTACCCCCatttaactttgaaaaaaatGTCCTCTGCTGTCGGGAGTTGATGGTGGTATGTTTTTAAGCAGTCGTTCAGTCCTGTAGAGAAATCGACACACAGCCTAATCCTATTATTTGTTTAAATACATACCATGGATGCTGACCACTTCGAGTAATACACCTTTTTGATGACTCCACTCTTTTCGAGTCTTTCCAACTCTTCATTTACGGTTTCAATTGTGCGGATGGTACTTTTCTGTTTGCTTTAAATACATGTACAGCGTTTTCACATACTTGTAAAAAGGCTTCTGCCTTTCTACATAGACCTAAATCTTCTGATAACACTTGCGGGAACATTCTTCAGTTCTTCCGAAAACTTGTTTTTAACGGGACAACCATTTATGCTATTGCAATAAAGATTTATGGGGAGGTGCCATAAATAGAATAATTCTAACCAATCTGTGCTAAACAGATTGATTGTATTATCCACAACGAATAACTTTGCTTCGTGTGTCTGTCTTCGAAATGTGACATCCTTACATGTTTTGCCCAGGAAATGTAATTTATCGGCCGTTACAGCACGCGCTATTTTACGTAATTTcggttttccaattttttttccaaatattcgCATTTATAATCGAGATGTCACTACTTGTGTCTAACTGTAACTTGGTATtcacatcatttatttttatgtgcacgaattcttttttgttttcccgTAGCAATCACTCTTCGCTGAAAACACCTTAGAACTTTTTGTGTTTGAGCCTCGTAGTCTTCTTCTACAATGAGAACTCCTGTGTCTCAGCTTCTGACAACTAtaacactttttgtttttaaacggaGACTCTTTTTTGTAGTATAGGCCTCCACAACTATAACATGGATTGGGGCCTGACACTATTTCTATTGTGATTTCCGGGACGACACACCTGAATTTTTGCAGAGTCTTTATCCTGTATTTTTTCACATCTTGCTTAAGATTCACCATATTCTGACATTCTTCTGCGAATGTTTGTAGAGATAAATCCTGGTTCGCTTgctccattttcaagagaatccTTGCCCGAATTTCTCTATCCTCGGGTGTTATAAGTCCTTGCACGAAGATACGTGATTTGAACATATCCTGATTGAGATCCTGGAGTCTGAAATTTTCGCACATACGGTTGACTACTCCGGTATATGTGATAAAATCCTCGTCGTCATTTTCTGTTAAGTTCCAACACTCCATTCTTGTGTTGGATAATGAACTTATATCACAAAAAATTTTGAAAGCAATCCCACGGTTTTTGGAAACCAATCTCAATCGACATTTTGGGCAGAATATTTACAGTAACGCGCATGTTCGGCGGGAGCTACCACGCATAGCAAAAGCCTTACTTTCTGCTCCTCCGACCATGACTTGCACTCgttgttaaaattttcttcgCATCTTCTATAATGCCCTCCTTCGGATTTAACGTAAAGTCAGAATTTGCTTTAGCCGCGCTAACTAGATTTTCGGACTTCACCGACTGTAACCcaattagttgttgttgttgtatttgtttttattactcgtgtacccaggttgaacagcatgatggaagtgcggCTACTGTAGTTGCAAAGgaggtgaaatcaatagcaaagcaaaatgcgtttgaacaattggcacataggtgggaacaaaaacctctgtTCATGTTGCTTCTTTTGAAGCTGTACTACTGTGGCTGATAGGTTTTCCAAAACGCAGAAATTACCAAAGTGAGTTTCGAACAATCCTCGTCGCCAGATGTTATCTCCTTAAGGAGAAACGAATACACTGCAATAGTGTAATAACAATATGATCGAAACAAACGGCAGTAACTACACAGAACGTAACAATCTGGtaagaaccaacaatccaacacgctAACTCGAACTGTAAACTTTGAACTTCAACTTTGAACTAGCAACACATGTATTTCACTTactcagaccgctactatttatatgtagtggtccaaGCCATTCTTGCCAGGGAGCGTTGTACTCTCACACAGCAGATGGTTAGCCAGGGatcattcataaataattttcagttccttttttgatcattccaagtgctcctacaatctcTGGTATTGTACTTGCCtcgagatgccacatcttttcgatttcgattagcaaatctttataatttctgagcttatcaaattcttttgcccagatattatggtcacagggtatactcatgtcaatcaataaacagactttactgttttggtctttcacaacaatatctcgtttatttgctttgatgatCCGAtgtgtacatactgggaagtcccaaagaatcgttacatattctccctcagttacagcctcagggtggtgcttgtaccatttatCAGCAGCTTTAATTTTATAAagccgacacattatccaatgtagatataggccaactctgtcatgtcttgatctGTGCCTTGTAGGCGCTAAAACCTTACACCTGCAGATTGTTTGAATCCCTTTGTTGGAGTATCGGCATTTTGGGTCTTCACCACTTTTCATCGCATTGGTTTGATAGTTCAGGTTCAACAAGCTCTGGCCTTGAGCAGCCAAGATAAAACCTTCACTCACTACCTTTAGtcctgagctccgtagccactgatgggtgtgcttctgatctacatcagcttgtttgcgacgggccacatatttgccatacAGAGGTTTTGTTCCCAACTATGTGCCAATTGTACAAACgtattttgctttgctattgatttcaccttctttgcaactacagtaGCCGCACTTCCATCATGTTGTTCAACCTGGGTAatatgcataaactcacttgaaaattTCGTgttctccttcataacagaaaaGTTTTTGTTCTCCTTCGTAacatgtttctattattattattattatcattattattattattattattattattattattattattattattatgattattattattattattattattattattattgttcagtagttttatttttataacgtgctttcacttcactaccgagcgcagctctgtgcgtcttgggtatgtgctgtggtttgctgtggtgctcttatggtttctgtattgaaagtgttttgcgtaggatgtgtgcagtgcccagtagtgcaattttctgtatgttatatatatttgtaagtcctggcgtttttgttatgtatttgtctgaatatttttttattatacctaaggcacctactatgataggaattgtttctgtttttagattccacattcgagttacccctatttccaggtctttgtattttgaaagtttttccatttcttctccttattattattattactattattatggcggtgagctggcagaatcattagcacaccggccaaaatgcttagcggcgtttcatccGTCATTTCATTTACCGAGATcgtctttgctttcatcctttcggggtcgatgaaataagtaccaatcaaatactgggcaCGATGTAATTGACTCTGTCCGCTTCCcgcaaattccaggccttatgaATAATGTAGTTCAAATATATTACCTTCTAATTAAGGCTTGATGTCTAGTGATTAGGGTTGTTCAGATATGAACTGTTAGTTCGGACATCAGCTCACGGACAAAGTGGGGCATAGTGACCTTGAATAAGGCATTTCATTTAACAATGTTCCTTTCTACTCAACTGCAATTGGAACCTGCCGTGAGCTGGTATTTCGTTCTCTGCATTGATAATATACCATTGGGTCAATGTATGAGAGAGCTGGTAAATCTGTTTACGAAAACTTGAGCACCTAAACCAATAAGCAGAAGCGTGGTACTTGCTAACAATCAATATGTTTTGAGTGGCGGGTATGGCTCTTCATCTAATTAAACTTATAATGTTCTTGATTAGACATAtgaaacaaatatacagaaaactaatataaatgaacaaattagatacaataatacacaaaacgtgttatTGTTCCAATGGTATGTATAATGATTATAACTGCCATATTTTGTATTCCTACAAAGATTGTTGGCCTGCCAAGGTTGCATTTTCAGATGAAGCTATTTCATTAAACGCTGCTAACGCATTTGGAAAGCCTATTGTTATTGCATCTTTACATGATAACCTCTGGAGAAATCATATCTTATTTATTTCAGAAGTGTGTAGCTGCTGGTATTTTGAGTGTTACCAGTGTAAATATTGATCTAGCATATTTACCATTAtgttgtttttacttattttctcagcCTGTCACATCATCCATCTGCTAGCCCAAGGTCATCAGTTTTgagcaacatgaaaaatatattactgaaatgttcctctattgttgctattgttttatttaattatatatctgaAGGAATAGATCTATTATCAACAACGTTCAATCACTGACCAATGACAATCGTATCGTTGTATACCTAAAACTACATTTactaatatttatgtaatgttttaCTATGTTTTTGTGATATGAGATATCCCGATGCCAATTCTCACTTCTCGAAGCCATCAAGCAGAGACTCTTTCGTTTGCTTTTTgctagttattttttctttctgttttgttgttgttaattgaaGTGTAGTTCTCCTATCCACATGTGTTGCTATACACACAGCATTGGGTTTTGGATATCACTGCCAACATAAGTtttatattgaagaaatattgtcATCTACTTTCTACAACCAGAGACATCGCATTCTGGATTGCCTATTTATACTTTacatttattactttttcttttgtttacttgaAGTCATAGTCAAGGTTATATACTCACTATACTGCTTACTATCAACTCTTTTCCAACATTAGTTTTAAATAGTAATTATATACTgtagtgaaaaataaattaacattgaatcCTCTGGAgattcgtttttcttttaaatttcttggAAGATAATACATTATTGTTCTTTTCCAACATTCTAAATCTAtgaaatttcttcatttgttctgcattcatctttttatttctttaaatgtctGCTTTTTCCCCAGATCTTCTATTTTCCTCAATGTTTCCTTTATCTTCTGCAAGCTTCTGTTGGATTTAAGGTGCattttttttacactttcttaataactata
The genomic region above belongs to Octopus bimaculoides isolate UCB-OBI-ISO-001 chromosome 2, ASM119413v2, whole genome shotgun sequence and contains:
- the LOC106883311 gene encoding uncharacterized protein K02A2.6-like, with product MLKVLDNKYTQRIVPNYTITFWIKVTLAIFQQIMDTVLHDCEFSIPYLDDVLIKSNSREQHGERIKAALFTLSEGKCEFFLSIFKYMLQIIDKSARRPDSSRADAIRNMPAPTNIPNLQVFLGLANYYQNYIPNMHKIVHADCLLWLIPQNMEETVIVTLQAESEIRSIMTNVIQQLPATTQNIKMKAIGDEYITEIKEALKNNQNKTSDASRFSICDDILIYAQRVVVPITFQKYVLQQFHSGHLGMTRMKALMRNYVYLPSMDRDIKKLG